The genomic segment GAGCGTCATGTCGGCCGCCGTGGCGGCGGGGCTCACGGCGTCGAACACCAGCCCCGTGTAGCGGTCGAACAGCTCGCGGTGCCGGTCGTAGGTGAAGGGGCGCGGCGGGAGCTTCTCCAGCACGCTCCCGGGCAGCGCCAGCTCGGCCGGGGCGAGCGTCGCCAGCAGGTCTTCGAGCACGCGCCGCTGCACCTCGGCGGGGACGGGGCGCAGCGGCTCCTGGGCGTCGCCGCGCAGGGCGTACGAGTACCACTGGCCGCCCAGCAGCTTGACCGCGGCCTCGGCCTGGTAGCGGTGGTGGAGGTAGAGCGGCACCAGCGCCTCCTCCATGGTGGCCAGGGGGCGGCCCGCGCGCACCGCCCGCTCGCCGAAGCGCGCCAGCGCCGCGCGCCGCACCGCCATCACCCGGCGCAGCTCGGCGCCCGCGTCGGCGCCGTTGTCCCACAGGTGCGCCTCGGGGTGCGCGCCCCCCACCGGCCGCGCGTCCTGGTCGGTGAGGAAGGTGATCCCGCGCGAGCGCGCCTGTGCCAGCACGCGCTCCAGCGCCGTCCGCTGGTCGGTCCCTGCCGGGAAGTCCTGGTAGCCCCAGGTGATGGCCACCTTGTCCCACTCCCCGATCCCCTCGCGGTAGGCGTCCGCCAGGTCCACGCGGCCGTCCGCCGTCAGCTTCACCACCGGGTGCGGGTAGTCCATCACCGAGGCGCGCCCCTGCGTGCTGGCGATGTAGTTGTGCGCCAGCCCCAGCGTGTGCCCCACCTCGTGCGCCGCCAGCTGGCGGATGCGGGCCAGCGCCATCCGCTCCGCCTCCGGCGACCGCTCCGTGCCCGTGGCGTACGGCGAGAGCAGCCCCTCGGCGATCAGGTAGTCCTGCCTGACGCGCAGACTCCCGAGCGTGACATGCCCCTTGACGATCTCCCCGGTGCGCGGGTCGACGACGCTGGCGCCGTAGCTCCAGCCGCGGGTGAAGCGGTGCACCCACTGGATCACGTTGTAGCGCGCGTCCATCGGGTCGGCGCCCTCGGGGAGGAGCTCCACCCGGAAGGCGTTGCGGTAGCCGGCCGCCTCGAACGCCTGGTTCCACCAGCGCGCCCCCTCCAGCAGCGCCGTGCGGATCGGCTCGGGCGCCCCGCGGTCCAGGTAGTAGACGATCGGCTCCACGGCTTCCGAGACCGCCGCGCGCGGGTCCTTCTTCTCCAGCCGGTGCCGGGAGATGTAGCGCTGCACGATCGGCTGGTCGATCGGCGTCGAGTAGTCGTAGAAGGAGATGCCGAAGAAGCCCGCGCGCGGGTCGCTCAGGCGCGGCTCGTACCCGGGCTCGGGGAGCGCCACGAACGAGTGCCGCTCGCGCACGGTGAGCGCCTCGGGGGTGGGCGCCACGTCGCGCACCCAGGCGCCCGGCTGATCGCCGGTGAAGGTGAGGGTGACCTCGATCTCGGTGTTGCGGGGGAAGGCCTTCGTGTTCGGGAGATAGAGGGCGCTGCGCGAGGCGTCGAGCCGGTAGTCGCCCTGGCGCGCGCGGCGCAGCGCGGGGACAACGCCGTGCGCGTCGCGCAGCGCGAAGTCGGTGGCGTCCACCAGCACCCGGCCGTCGCTCTCGGCCTCGACCTTGAACCCCCAGAGCACCGACTGCGCGAACGAGCTCTCCACGGCGGCGCGCTCGTCGGGGTTCTCGGCCGAGGCGCGGAAGCCGTAGTTGGGCTGCACCAGCAGCACGCGCGGCCCCGTGCGCTCGAAGCGGACGATGCGCGTCTCGCCCAGCTGCCCGCGGTCGAGCCCGATGTCGTTGGAGCCGAGCCCCGCGGGGAGGGAGACCTGGTAGATCATCTCCTCGCCCATGCGGGGGACCTCCATCCACAGCTTCCCGGCGGACGCGTCCCAGTAGAGCGGCACGAAGCCCTCCCGGCGCTCCATCCCCCGCGTCTTGTCGGCGATGGAGGGGAGCCCCTGCGCCAGGAGCGGGGACGCGAGCAGGAGCGCCGCGGCGGCGGCGCCTCGGGCGAGGCGGGTCATGGCAGGTGCGAAGTGCGGGGTGCGAAGTGCGAAGTGCGACGGCACTCCGTCACGTGGACGCTGCGGTGACCGAACGATACGCCGCGGGCGGCCGGGTGACAATGCGGGTCGCCGACGAGAGAGTCGCCGGGATCGGCGGCTCGCGGCAGGGCCTTTCCGCCTGTCAGAGCACGCAGATGCAGAGGCCGTCCTCCCTGTCGCAGTACCCGTAGCTCGCGCCCTGCCGCCTGCAAATCTTGCTGCACTCCAGATCCGGGTCCGGATAGGCCGTGCATGCGGTCACGGCAGTGCCGCCGGCCGGCTTCGCCAGCGCCTGCGCGGCTCCGAAGCCGAGAGAGCCCGCGAGGGCGGTGCCGAGCAGGACCCAGTGCAGGAACGTGGACGAACGGCTCATGTGTCCTCCGTAGATGAAGGCTGGACCGGCGGTGCCGGCTCTTGATCGGGCCCCGCTCGGGAGATCAAAGTGCGGGATGCGCGCGCTATGTGTCAATTGTCGCGCGATGCCGATACCGAACAGCCGCGCGCGACCCGCGGAGAGCCCGGCGAAGGGCGGCGCGGCGGGGCAACTCCCGTGCTCCGCGGCGGACACCCGCCGGGAGCGCGGTCCCATGACACCGCCACACGTCCTGGACAGCCTGTACAAACACTCTGCGCCCGTTGTCGGCCGCTGGCGCGGGCGGGGCATGTGCCTTGCGCCCTCTCCCGCCCCCTGCGCCGGAAGCAGACTTTCAAGGAGGCAGCGCATGCGAGCGATGGTGTACCGCGGGCCGTACCGGATCCGGGTGGAGGAGAAGGACATCCCGCCGATCGAGCACCCCAACGACGCGATCGTGCGGGTGACCAAGGCGGCCATCTGCGGCTCGGACCTGCACATCTACCACGGGATGATGCCCGACACCCGCGTGGGGCAGACGTTCGGGCACGAGTTCATCGGCGTGGTGGAGGAGGTGGGCCCCTCCGTGCAGAACCTCCAGCGCGGCGACCGGGTGATGGTGCCGTTCAACATCTTCTGCGGCACGTGCTACTTCTGCGCCCGGCAGCTGTACGCCAACTGCCACAACGTGAACCCCAACGCCACGGCCGTGGGCGGCATCTACGGCTACTCGCACACCACCGGGGGATACGACGGCGGCCAGGCGGAGTTCGTGCGCGTCCCCTTCGCCGACGTGGGCCCCACCGTCATCCCCGAGTGGATGGACGAAGAGGACGCCGTGCTCCTCACCGACGCCTGCCCCACCGGCTACTTCGGCGCGCAGCTGGGCGACATCCAGGCGGGCGACGTGGTGGCGGTCTTCGGCGCCGGGCCCGTGGGGCTCTTCGCCGCCAAGTCCGCCTGGCTGATGGGGGCGGGGCGGGTGATCGTCATCGACCACCTGGAGTACCGGCTGGAGAAGGCGAGATCGTTCGCCCACGCGGAGACGGTCAACTTCGCGGAGTACGACGACATCGTGATGCACATGAAGAAGATCACCGACTGGCTGGGCGCCGACGTCTGCATCGACGCGGTGGGCGCCGAGGCCGACGGGAGCTTCATGCAGGTGCTGACGGCCACCAAGCTCAAGCTGCAGGGCGGCAGTCCCGTGGCGCTCAACTGGTGCATCGACTCGGTGCGCAAGGGCGGCACGGTGGCCGTGGTGGGCGCCTACGGCCCGCTGTTCAGCGCGGTCAAGTTCGGCGACGCCATGAACAAGGGGCTCACCATCCGCGCCAACCAGTGCAGCGTCAAGCGCCACTGGCCGCGGCTGTTCGAGCACGTGAAGAACGGCATCCTGAAGCCCAGCGAGATCATCACCCACCGCATCCCGCTGGAGCACATCGCCGAGGGGTACCACATGTTCAGCAGCAAGCTGGACAACTGCATCAAGCCCATCGTGGTCCCGAACTGACGAGAGGGGATAAGACGATGCCGTACACGGCCGAAAAGCCCGCCAACGCGCCGCCGCTGGAGGAAGTGCGCAGCCGCATCCCCGGCTGGGGCGTGGACCTGGACTACCGCGACCGCCCCGCGGTCCCCATGGAGCGCTTCGACCCCGCCGCCACGGGCGCGCACTGGCACTTCCCCGAGCGGCAGCCGGAGCTGCGGCCGCGCGAGAAGTCTCCCGAGCACGGCATGCTGCCGCCCGTCTTCGGCACCACGTGCCCGCCCCGGTGGGTCTCCGGCGCGATCCGGCGCTACGCCTACACGCTCAGCGAGGGGCGCGCCTCGCACTGGCTCCTGC from the Longimicrobium sp. genome contains:
- a CDS encoding zinc-dependent alcohol dehydrogenase, which encodes MRAMVYRGPYRIRVEEKDIPPIEHPNDAIVRVTKAAICGSDLHIYHGMMPDTRVGQTFGHEFIGVVEEVGPSVQNLQRGDRVMVPFNIFCGTCYFCARQLYANCHNVNPNATAVGGIYGYSHTTGGYDGGQAEFVRVPFADVGPTVIPEWMDEEDAVLLTDACPTGYFGAQLGDIQAGDVVAVFGAGPVGLFAAKSAWLMGAGRVIVIDHLEYRLEKARSFAHAETVNFAEYDDIVMHMKKITDWLGADVCIDAVGAEADGSFMQVLTATKLKLQGGSPVALNWCIDSVRKGGTVAVVGAYGPLFSAVKFGDAMNKGLTIRANQCSVKRHWPRLFEHVKNGILKPSEIITHRIPLEHIAEGYHMFSSKLDNCIKPIVVPN
- a CDS encoding zinc-dependent metalloprotease yields the protein MTRLARGAAAAALLLASPLLAQGLPSIADKTRGMERREGFVPLYWDASAGKLWMEVPRMGEEMIYQVSLPAGLGSNDIGLDRGQLGETRIVRFERTGPRVLLVQPNYGFRASAENPDERAAVESSFAQSVLWGFKVEAESDGRVLVDATDFALRDAHGVVPALRRARQGDYRLDASRSALYLPNTKAFPRNTEIEVTLTFTGDQPGAWVRDVAPTPEALTVRERHSFVALPEPGYEPRLSDPRAGFFGISFYDYSTPIDQPIVQRYISRHRLEKKDPRAAVSEAVEPIVYYLDRGAPEPIRTALLEGARWWNQAFEAAGYRNAFRVELLPEGADPMDARYNVIQWVHRFTRGWSYGASVVDPRTGEIVKGHVTLGSLRVRQDYLIAEGLLSPYATGTERSPEAERMALARIRQLAAHEVGHTLGLAHNYIASTQGRASVMDYPHPVVKLTADGRVDLADAYREGIGEWDKVAITWGYQDFPAGTDQRTALERVLAQARSRGITFLTDQDARPVGGAHPEAHLWDNGADAGAELRRVMAVRRAALARFGERAVRAGRPLATMEEALVPLYLHHRYQAEAAVKLLGGQWYSYALRGDAQEPLRPVPAEVQRRVLEDLLATLAPAELALPGSVLEKLPPRPFTYDRHRELFDRYTGLVFDAVSPAATAADMTLSLILQPERAARLVEQHALDPRLPGLEWTLDRVVASVVDRPAQTPYHAELNRAVERVLVERLMRLAEDAPMPQVRAVATLELRQLRDRMRAEGATDTGERAHRQLVAADVTRWLERDWQPRDRRDPLTPPPGAPIGMDDEWEW